The Coleofasciculaceae cyanobacterium genome includes a window with the following:
- a CDS encoding DUF433 domain-containing protein: MTGKLIYLHLEKASSSSPAQLKRIPRVRVAQIVMDYLAYGWSVSEMCRQHPELTLSEAHSAMAYYFDNQEEIDCEIRSEWSQAVTEKQQSSPSPFQVRMRSVGLM; the protein is encoded by the coding sequence ATGACAGGTAAACTCATTTATCTTCACCTCGAAAAAGCTAGTTCGTCATCTCCAGCGCAGTTAAAGAGGATTCCCCGCGTACGAGTGGCTCAGATAGTCATGGACTACCTAGCCTATGGCTGGTCGGTGTCAGAGATGTGTCGTCAACATCCCGAACTGACCCTCTCGGAAGCTCACTCGGCGATGGCGTATTATTTTGACAATCAAGAGGAAATCGACTGTGAGATTCGCTCGGAATGGTCGCAAGCCGTAACAGAGAAGCAACAGTCTTCCCCCTCTCCCTTTCAAGTCAGGATGCGTTCTGTCGGACTGATGTAA
- a CDS encoding DUF5615 family PIN-like protein, whose protein sequence is MSVPLYMDVHVPQAITEQLRRRGVDVLTAREDNAATLTDEELLERSSRLGRVLFTQDILFKTLAENWQRQGRSFARLIFGHQLGGTIGQFVRDLELIATASEADEWLNTVEHLPF, encoded by the coding sequence ATGTCAGTACCGCTTTACATGGACGTTCACGTTCCTCAAGCCATTACCGAGCAACTGCGCCGACGTGGCGTGGATGTGCTAACCGCCAGAGAAGACAATGCGGCTACCTTAACCGATGAGGAATTACTCGAACGATCGAGTCGCTTGGGTCGGGTCCTGTTTACCCAGGATATTCTGTTCAAGACTTTGGCAGAAAATTGGCAACGTCAGGGACGCTCTTTTGCTAGGTTAATTTTTGGGCATCAGTTGGGTGGAACTATCGGTCAGTTTGTTAGGGACTTGGAACTGATTGCTACTGCCTCAGAAGCAGATGAATGGCTCAATACAGTCGAACATTTGCCTTTCTAA